The sequence ACAAGTAGTTTGACTTCCAAAGTACTTCCACTCAATAGCTCCAATTTTATCTGTATCTTGAGTGACATTCAAGATTGCCCTCGAAATGTGAGGGACTAAAGGGGATCCTTGTCGGAAGGCCTGAAGAAACATGTTACAAAATTATAGCATTCTTTTAAAATAATGCTATGgcattcttaaaattaaaagaataattcgaggtggtttgtttgtttgtttttttttttttttttggagagagagagagagagactcacaAAGCCAAATCCGTCAGTTTTGTAGGTGGGTCCAACCATAGTATACCTGGAACAATACTTTGCAAGGAAGATCTTGATATAGGggatttcatcaaaaatagcTGCAACCCCACCATTGTGGGTTCCTTTTGACAATGCTTCATGATACTCCTCGGGGGACGAATATGGCTTCAACTGGGATTCGTGGAAATCTAATTGTTTAATTAGAAGCCCCTCAACAAAGGAATGATTTTGATATCCAACAAAATAACCattatttttaatctcttttacGTCAACAAATGCAGGCTGCAATCTCTGTACTATTAATATTGAGGTTAGGCTTGCCGTATAACTTTGAGTCAGGATGAGTACAACAAAAATCCATATGATTAGCACAAATCTTGACCAATTGTTTACCACTTTCTCCCCTACAAGtagcataaattatttttaatattaacatGCATAATGAATatccatgttttgaattcaaACAAACCACAAAAGGAAAGAAtagaatttttggaaaaaatacacaaaaccgTATGTGATTTCTATGTAAATAAAAATCCCCTTGAGGTTTTGAGTATGACACTTAATCCTTGTTAATATTGCTTTGTGTGTAAACCATTAATTGGCTAatatcaaaaccccactttggTAATGctttatgtgaaaatgaatccCTAAATTTGGACACATATCATCACATGAGTAACTCACTATTTAGTTTCATGGATGTTTAATGGTTTACACACAAAATAATACCATGTTGGGTTAAGTGTAACATTACAAATTTCCGGAGGTTTTTATGCTTTGCAAAGATATCACAACGGGGTTTTATATACTTCTTCCTAATATCTTGTAGAGGGTTGAAGAAAATTTACTGTGAGCGAAGGCAACTGTTGAGAAGGAGAACCAAAAAATCAAGCCAAGTTGTTGATTTGGAGGACCTCTAAACTCAGTGTTTACACGGTGTTCAAGAACCCATATTACCAAACCTGTAAAGATGAATGCTGCACCAGTTGTTAACCATAGATTAATGCTTAACGGCTTtaagaaaatccacaagtttttGCTCTTATCATCTTTCACCAAAACCACCATCGACATGCCTGATTCTGTATAAGGCAAAGTGAAATCAACATATAAGGAGCGATTAGCAACAATTGTTGTGTCTCCAACAACCGCATCGTAAACCTGCATTTAGAGAGAGAATTATGAATTGATGGACTTTAAGAAACGTTAAATGAGGTAACTAATTGACACCCACCTAAAGTGAATAAAATTCTTATGTCCTACTTTGACTATTCTACGTTTTGCTTCACCAATCACAAGCCTAGCACATGTTtcccccttttccttttttcttataaagtaaccaaaattaaaaattaaaaaaaaaaaaaatcagcagtATGACGtgttgtaaaattaaaaaaaaaaaaagaaatcaaatatatttagaTGATATATTGCAATTGATggagtataaaatcaaatcctTAAAGTGGAATAAAGAGTGAGTAATACTacaatcataaaattttttacaatatttttataaattgttaggGTGGCAAATTTTTAGTGGTTCTCATATGGGCccatcacttaatttttttacttatcaataaccaCTTACCACatcagtaatttgtaaaaaagtttataactTAACATTTTCCCATAAAAGGATTTTATTCACCTAGAGGCATCTGCAAGAAGAAAAACTTTTGGAGAAAAAAACTCACCTGGTTTGTAATTTGATAAAGAAGTTTATCGTATGTCCCATTAATTTGCCTATCCTTATTCATGTAGGGAAAAAATTCATGAGGGAGGGGAAAAGGTAATGCTTCTTGTACAGCATGGAACACATCAATGGAGAACCCCGATATGCTTGGCTTATCATCGGTAGGAGAATGCCATTCCACATTTACGAATTCCTTAAAACCAGATGTCACTGGAACCCCAATCCTTAACTTTGGCGGCTGCTCTGTTGTGTCTCCTGGCCAGATAGGTTGTTTAAGTTTGTCCTTTGATGTTGAGTATGCCCTTTCACTAGTGCCGTTCAAATCTTTTGAAAATCCTCTTTGTCGGGTCCAATATCCGATAATCCTCTCAGTTTTTCCTATCACATTGAATAGTTCAAAGGTTGAAGGCTCTAACTGCCCCTTAACCAAATGAAAATTCCCGCTTAGGCCTTCAAATGTAGTACTTAGAATTGTATCGCGAAGCCTTGTACCCATTTCAAAAATGCCTAAAGGTGCAAGATCAACATTATTGTTGCTAGTATTTTGCTTCAAGAAGGTAGAATGCACCATGCTAGCCTTTTCTACTGCCATAGCCAATGCCCAGGTTGTATCGTATGCCCATAATCCAAAAAAGTTTAAGCTAGTAATACTTTTGCTCTTTGTTCTAATTGAGGTTAAATTTCTCTTCCATTTCCTTTCAAAATCTTCAATTTGTTTAGATGGGGGTAAGTATGGCCTGATTCCCAATACACCTTGCATTGAGTCCATGACCTTTGAGCTCATAGGATCTAGCAATGTTGATAGCCCTTCTGTGAGGATCCATGCATACCCTTCACTCATCATCCCTGCATTGTTTGCAAGTGCGAAGAGTTTGGAGCCAAGTGAAGCTGTCATGTGAACAAGGAATATTCTTGTTTGATTTGCCTTTAACTTGTTAAGCTCTTCACTGATTTCAGTATTATTAGAAGATGGATGAATTTCACTTCTGTAAGAAACCCGAGTGTCAATCTCTTGTAAAGCATCCAACATATATGGAATTATGCCATTGCCATAATCTGTGTCTTCATAAATGAGGACAATTTCCCACCAACCAAAGGCCTTAACAATGTCTACTATGGCTTTAACTTGTGCGGAGTCATCATGTGTTGTACGTATGAAAAACGGGTTTTGGgatggagaaagagagggaCTTGTGGCTGAGAAGGAAATGATGGGAACCTGAGCTTTGCGGCCAAGTTCTATCACAAACCTAGCTTGTGCGGAGCTTTGAGGTCCTATAATGGCCTGCACTTCTTTATTCTTCATTAAATCCAATGCTGGATATCATTTTAACAGTGAAATGAATGACTTAGAAAGTGGAAAATTTACTTTGCAAtgtttaataacaaaaattgatacTTTACGATATGCCAACATATGTCTGTAAAAAGGTGAAGGTGCAAAATCAAAATGTTGATAAATTCTGAACTTCAATTGTATCAGACTACATGATGAGAAGTTTGTAtattaagagttaagacatggAGCACAATTCCCCATGGGCATCCTTTAAATTAAACTTGAGATATGCAGCAATTCAAAAGTTCCTAGTAATAAGTTGAATAAAAATCCTGTATCCCACTCTGCATGTGAGTATTCCGCTTCATGCTTCATTAACTGTAAATAAAccaaatgtttgatttttttttttttttccatttaaaatttggtcattttataagGGAAAATAAATTGTGTGGTAGGTTATGATTAGTGAAAAATAAAGTAGAACACTAAGAGTGGACATtagtcctttttctttttacatgcTTTAGTGGGGTCGATTGTACCATCTAAGACTCCCAAATGGAAGTAGGCTCACAAATTGTAAACAGTAGGATTGTTTCTTTGACTGTAGGAGTATTACTTAAGCCCCAAATATTAGCatcccaccccccaaaaaaaaagaaaagaaagaaagaaagaaagaaagaaggaaagaaagaactCTATCTGGCTTGAGGAgtagaaaaggaaaatgaatttttttttttttggctcgtGGGATGTGCTCTAAGTCttgcctcttctttttctttaggtgGGAGATTTAGAGTGTAGAACATATAATCCCCACTATGAATGGCAACGAGGTGGTTATGGGATGAGTTTTCTATTCCCCACCCTTGGTTGTCACTttggataagtttttttttggtccaatCCTAGCAAGCATCTGTGTGTGCCTACCTTGCCCCATCccactctattttttttgttttataatttattaaaatttgatttaaaatatattattcattaaactaaaaatcattagacataaaaaaataaaatcaaatactaACATTACAAAACCTTTTAGAAGCATAACAATGCAATAATGTaagtatttaaaataataaaaataattcaaacataACAATACATCAATTGAAatcttaaacataaaaatataaattcaataatacaaCAACAAAAGATTTTATAAGTCTGAGTTTGAATGTTAAAGAACATATATATAAGGGCACTCTTTCCCCCAAACCCACCCTGTAGAATGCATGTTTTTAATGTGATTTGTTGGTTTATTttcgttaatttttttagtattgtttaaagttaaaagagttagggttttttttattaattttttttttggaaggatTCGTTGCATCTCATGtggcataaaaaataatattttaatattaacgTTAGCCAAATAAGCTTTTTCCATCAATAACTTAATGGGAGGGACTATTTTGACACATTATCAAAAGATTAGCGACTAATATGACATATTTTGACACAGACCCAGTATTAGGGATCAAAATAGTAATTAGCCCTACATTATATAAATCAGTTTCTATTACTTTACACCATAGTTATGAATAGCTAtaaattccattccattccaccCGAAACGGTCGAAATCTTCCATTCCAGTTAGTTAACATGTACAATCAAGGTTTTGAAAACTGAATTGGATTGGCCAGTTTAATCGAAAACTGTATCATATtctaaaaaactgaaaatatgtggttCAACCGGAGAAACTGCAAATCAGGCTGATTCGACTGGTTATGGAATGGTTCAGATTATTGTCAAATATAGTCGTTTTTTGGAAAATTCAGTTGCCTCACCTCTGAACTGCACACTTCGGAAGTTATTTTCTGCCATATATTCCTTCAGGTTGATGAAATGACAAAGAACAACCCATTGATTCTTCCTTGTAGCAGAGGAAGatcagataataataataataataataataataataataataataataataataataataaataaataaaaaatataagtctacaacaatgagagagagagagagatttgatgACAATGAAATCTCAAAATCCAAACAGTCACAGAGAATCCTTACATAAAACGTTCCTCTTTTCTTAAAGAAATGATATCTAGGCCTACAACCTTCATCATTGAAGAAATGATCCCCAAGGCAGCAAGCACCATTTCAGTATTTTACCATATTTATTTGTACTATAAAGTATAGATAATAAGTTcatcgcaaaaaaaaaaaaaaaaaaaaaaaaaaaaaaaaaagttggtctGTTGGTGGTAGGCTGGTAGCCGATCAAAGACAATAGTGGGGGGCATATGGGTTAGGTGAGGATATTCCTCGTTTCATTTTGCTTTTGGTTGTAgaatttttctattaatgtatagtgattcattttttttttttttttttttttttaggaaaatgtATAGTGATTCCTAGTTGCCAGTTGTTGGCCATTCCACACAACAAATATTTAGCACGAATTTTACAGATGGCATAAATAAAAACcacaaacataataataaattcaagGAAAATGTTATAGTTACTACAAGTTGTATGTATAAAGTTTACAAATTAATATGACAATTCtctgataaaaaattaatatgagaATAAATGTGATTGGTAGGCTTCAATcgatttaaaattattatttgaatggCCACTTTATAATTAATTACACATTAGTTTGTTAGcctaatataataaatttgcaGTACCTGTAAACTATAGCACTACTCTAAATTTAATAgatggctatatatatatatatactcatacatacacacactcagtatataattataaatatctaaataattatatattaactaaatagtcatatattatataagtaataaatatacataataattaatatataaactaaatgaacaaatataaataaaattaatataaacttGTTCTATGCTAAttcatttgttatatattttttttatctaaatattattagttatttttcaataatcttttaaaaaactaaatattattagttataaaattattgtatatttttataattttaaaattattaattaattatttatgatataACCGGTTTGACCATCAATTTGACTCTGATTAGACTAGAGAACCGAGAACCACTCCCTATTTTGGTTCTTTGACTTgtccaattaaatttttaaaagcatGGTACCAATTACCCTCTATTTCATCTTGTTTTAAATTTCAGCACATGCTAATCCATTCCACTATAGTAACAATTATTTCCACTAAATTTAGTCTGATATGGTGATTTTAGCTAGTATGTAAATGAAtcattttatgtatatataaatatatatatatatatacatattgtaaggactcgatttgtaacgacccaaaatgatactgggttcgcacgtaaataaacccaaacaatataatttgtagagcgtgggtattAAGAGCTAGATTAACTTTTCTGGAATGAAAAGATTCACCCTCACGTATATTGAAGGCAGAGCTGGCACAACAATCGATTCTTTTCTGGTAATCGATACAGTTCTTTTGCTTTTCACGTTCTTCTTGCTCAGTCtatgcttctttctttctcttatgtTCCGATCCTCCttttgcatgttcttctttcagtttatatacctccctctgtgttccatcctcaccatacacgtgtaggttgggttcgggggatttctttttgtcccatctagcacct is a genomic window of Quercus lobata isolate SW786 chromosome 2, ValleyOak3.0 Primary Assembly, whole genome shotgun sequence containing:
- the LOC115973953 gene encoding glutamate receptor 2.5-like, encoding MANQKHLFSFLSFLLLTLSLSLCLWGHEPLVLAKEVIPVGVVLDLKSLVGRVAESYMSMARSDFYAVNHNYRTRLTLFAKDSGDDVITAASTALDLMKNKEVQAIIGPQSSAQARFVIELGRKAQVPIISFSATSPSLSPSQNPFFIRTTHDDSAQVKAIVDIVKAFGWWEIVLIYEDTDYGNGIIPYMLDALQEIDTRVSYRSEIHPSSNNTEISEELNKLKANQTRIFLVHMTASLGSKLFALANNAGMMSEGYAWILTEGLSTLLDPMSSKVMDSMQGVLGIRPYLPPSKQIEDFERKWKRNLTSIRTKSKSITSLNFFGLWAYDTTWALAMAVEKASMVHSTFLKQNTSNNNVDLAPLGIFEMGTRLRDTILSTTFEGLSGNFHLVKGQLEPSTFELFNVIGKTERIIGYWTRQRGFSKDLNGTSERAYSTSKDKLKQPIWPGDTTEQPPKLRIGVPVTSGFKEFVNVEWHSPTDDKPSISGFSIDVFHAVQEALPFPLPHEFFPYMNKDRQINGTYDKLLYQITNQVYDAVVGDTTIVANRSLYVDFTLPYTESGMSMVVLVKDDKSKNLWIFLKPLSINLWLTTGAAFIFTGLVIWVLEHRVNTEFRGPPNQQLGLIFWFSFSTVAFAHREKVVNNWSRFVLIIWIFVVLILTQSYTASLTSILIVQRLQPAFVDVKEIKNNGYFVGYQNHSFVEGLLIKQLDFHESQLKPYSSPEEYHEALSKGTHNGGVAAIFDEIPYIKIFLAKYCSRYTMVGPTYKTDGFGFAFRQGSPLVPHISRAILNVTQDTDKIGAIEWKYFGSQTTCEDQSATISSHGPSLGVDNFRGLFLIAGIASVVSLLVYVFNFFYSHWSTLSNNNPANSCWSKLVEMAKHFDKKDPQTFQREESRVHVASPSVFEPSPSIDDMQIHSRNSVEGTLDVVIHDDNGSLSSSSRHGDASMPDLDFDESKLKPYETPEEYHEALSKGILNGGVAAVFGEIPYIKLFLTKYCSRYTVVGLTYKTDGLAFDIVRMVRL